A region of Sutcliffiella horikoshii DNA encodes the following proteins:
- a CDS encoding DUF3967 domain-containing protein — MDKYKRASEVAEQLIINRNTLRRWLLQYEDYLNTKLEGNTKFIHESSIPAIQLIKDCYAKQLQEHEIKDKLAKSHEIPKNAEAEEEEKTPGPQYEQELNEIKSLLQQQQEFNKQLVERLNEQQKYIESRMDARDKNLMSMIREVQETKQQLLETAAAKEEVKEEEKEQKTWWSKLFGN, encoded by the coding sequence ATGGACAAGTATAAACGTGCGTCTGAAGTGGCGGAACAATTAATTATTAACCGTAATACATTGCGCCGGTGGTTGCTGCAGTACGAGGACTATCTAAACACGAAGCTTGAAGGAAACACGAAGTTCATCCATGAAAGTAGCATTCCGGCTATCCAGCTGATTAAAGATTGCTACGCTAAACAACTTCAGGAGCATGAAATTAAGGATAAGCTGGCCAAGAGTCATGAGATCCCAAAGAATGCAGAGGCTGAGGAAGAAGAAAAAACACCTGGTCCACAATATGAACAGGAGTTAAACGAAATAAAATCCTTGTTACAACAGCAACAAGAGTTTAATAAACAACTAGTCGAACGGTTGAATGAACAGCAAAAATATATAGAATCTCGGATGGATGCTAGGGACAAAAACCTCATGAGCATGATCAGGGAGGTCCAGGAGACTAAACAACAACTTCTGGAGACAGCTGCAGCCAAAGAAGAGGTTAAAGAAGAAGAGAAGGAACAAAAGACTTGGTGGAGTAAGTTGTTCGGTAATTAG
- a CDS encoding helix-turn-helix domain-containing protein has product MDPYIKKTEGIYSYRCEHCSSVFGVVSRFGVEADRKEELKCPSCSRTTLLIGQGHMIHQDFVSTVEPASTVEGNTLHDEYPLVFGAEVISEVLNISLRKAYDIMEQKDFPLVRIGRHKKVTREAFFQWLQKVKKTV; this is encoded by the coding sequence ATGGATCCTTATATAAAAAAGACAGAGGGGATTTACTCTTATCGGTGTGAACACTGTTCATCAGTTTTTGGGGTAGTTTCTAGATTTGGTGTGGAAGCGGATAGGAAAGAGGAGCTCAAGTGTCCCAGTTGTTCTAGGACGACATTATTAATCGGTCAGGGGCACATGATTCACCAGGACTTTGTTTCAACCGTTGAGCCTGCTTCAACTGTGGAGGGCAACACCTTACATGATGAATATCCGTTAGTATTTGGAGCGGAGGTCATTTCTGAAGTGTTAAATATCTCTTTAAGAAAAGCCTATGATATTATGGAGCAAAAGGACTTTCCTTTAGTCCGAATCGGAAGACACAAGAAAGTCACCCGAGAAGCGTTTTTTCAGTGGCTTCAGAAGGTGAAAAAGACCGTATAA